The segment ACtttttgagacgactcgtttttctgagtcacattaaagagtCGTTCAAAAGCAGCGAATCGTTCATGAACAAAGCATCACTActatggggttttgtttttttttacacctcccaaaaacatggTGGATATATGCTGGCATGGTGCCCCTCATTTTTCTGCCTCACACACAAGATTCATGGCAACCCTGACCTCGCTAACGTGCCCagagcattttctttttttttgtgtagatattaagggtttttttctcactacatatgaaataaaattaattgttcCCAATAATTTTTTTGGTCAATTTAGTGTCTCTTGAATGCATATGATAAAAAGGACATGGATAGTCCAGGTTAGGACcaggttattatttttatttacttttttgcttCAGCTACACCTGATTCATTATCTAGTGGTTtccaacatttctttttttggtcaGTTGAACACCTTCAGCTTCAATGTTGTGCCTCTGTGAGGTAAATAATTGAACACCCATGGGCGTCAACACGGAGTTGGTCTCCACAAGAGTTTGTGGTTTGGTTGTGGGAATTCTTTTGGCTGTGCTGATGGTAAGGAGGTGTGAAGTTCATACAACtttcctgtaaataaaaaataaagaatccaTCACAATTTGAATAATTTCCACTGCAAAAACCATTAGAAACCATCACTTGTTACCCGTTAGACCCATTAGTAAATGTTTTCCAGTATGcattgtttgtttacattcctTAAATTATTATaccaaagaaaacattttagaaatgtattcaAAAACCTCTGCTCTATAAGTTGCTAAAGGTTATTGGTTTTCAGTGGtataacacacaccaacaactGAAGGCAATAAAGAATTTAATTTGAAAACTAATAGAAATTCCCATTAAAactattttgttattattatctaaATGTGATCTACAGGTGATCAAGCTCACACAGTTTCACCATTACAGTTTCTATTGGAAAACCAATACAATTTCCATTACAACCATTCAAAAATGTGATCTATTGGTCCTTAATGGTATCAGCTGTAACATACCACCAATGCAACCAACAAATTAGCAGTAGAAACCCACAGGATTACCCAgtacaattttaaaaaaaattaacttccTATTAAAACcagtattatttttaatctaaaTGTGACCTACAAGTGACCAATTGTGTTCTACTGGTTCTTAATGGTATAAGACATAACATGCTACCAATAAATATGCAGTAAAGGCCCACAAAATTACACCATTACCTTTGAAAACCAAAACAATTCCCAAtaaaacaatgattttttttatctacttcATCCAATACACCCATAACCAGTACAACTCCCATTAAAACCATTAGAATTGTTTTTAGCATATAGATAATCTTCAAGTGAccaaaggtgttctattggTCTTTGGCAACAAAATGACCAGTAAAAACACACATGATTACTCCATTACAGTTTCCATTTGAAAACCCAACACAATTCTAACCATTAAAACCAGTACAAATACTCTAGGATGTCTGGTTTTCTTCCAGCAGGAAAgctaaacttttttattttttactatgcACTTTGCTAAAGAAGACATTCCCAGTTCAAGTTTCAAGCTCGAGCGTTTCATTAGTGCACGTGCATCGGTGTCTCGCGCGAGGGACATGCAGGCGAGCTGGTTGCACGTGAGAGCGACTTTTCCGTCATTCTGACACCTTGTACAGGTGGCGTGCGTCGAATGCGTGCACACGATTACCGAGAGAGCTCgagcacgcgtgtgtgtgtgtgtgaatgttgttgttttttttggtgtgtgggGGAAATGATGCTAAAAACTGACTTCCCCACTGCCTTTTCACGCTGGTGGAAAGAAGTCACGAGCTCTTTCTCATTCAATGTTGGCATTGCGACAGCTCTCTGCTTCACCTCTGCGTTATTCCTGCTCATGTCCTACTTCCTGTAAGTATCCCATTTGATCCTAGAGTGGAATTTTAGTAGATAATGTGTTCTTTAGGAGGTTTTGGCATTGTATCTTCTTTCCAGGCTCACCTGGAGCAGGTCTAAGACCACCAGAgatgctgcagtgtgtgtgttgtactcCCTGATTGGAGACCTGTGTCACCTGGCTGGAGCTTTTCTCTCTAATCAGACATTATTGCAGGTGATAAATAAGCAAAACAATCCATATCTAAATCTTAGATAactttattatagttttaaaaaatgtacaaaccaTCTTGAATGTGTCTTCTAGTGTGGTATGGGTTCACTGATGACCAGTTTGGATCTTTTGCGTTTCATTTCCATCACTTTGCCTCTGTGTTGCTGGTACTATTCCACCACGGGTAAGATGGATCTGTTGTGATCTCGTCATGTTCTTTGACTACCAAAGAAAACCGATACAATtcccattataaccattaaaaccattaaaagatCTCCATGTTCTCTACAAGTCACCAAAGGTGTTCTATTGTACCCACTAATATAATATTCTAaaataaccattaaaaccattagaAATTGTGATCTACAAGAAATTGTGTTTATATTGGTCCTTAATGGTATCAGACACAACATGCCACTAGTGCAACCACCATATTACCAGTAAAGATCAACAGGGTTACGCCAATACAGCTTGAAAACCATTACAATTCCCATTCAAACCATTacagtttctctttctttcaaaaTAATTTCAACTCTTATTATGGTTGTAGTGGTTATAAATGGATTTGTATTGGTTTTATTGGAAACTGTAATGGTTCTTGAGGGTCTTTACAGGTAACTTGGTGGTGGCATGTTGCGTATTAAGGAACGATAGAATACCTTCGGAGTCCTAAGATCGACTTGTAGAGATAATGGTATCTATTGGACACCAGTAGGCACCATTAGGACATCATTAAGCATCCAGATTTCACGTTTCTACAATGGTTTAATGGTTAAAAAggattaaataatgtaaaaaaacacatactgtgtaataaaaacCACGTTTAATGGTGACCAGTTGGTTTGTAATGGTATATGTAGTGGAAACCCATTTGGGTGTCTGGTAGGTTTTTTTAGCAGGAAACcatgtgatgctggaacaggtttgggcctcgtAGTTCCAGCGAACTGGAAAGAACAAACAAAGACTAGACGATAGAGCTTCTAGGCAAAACGGAAGAAGGTCCACATGCGTTTTCGTCAGTGGcgtgtttgttttgttcaagGAAGGAGAGCGAGACGGATAAGCCGAAGAAGGAGGCAGAACTTCCTTGTGCTTTGGTTGCTGTTTGGAGTAGGAGGATGTGTTTATTCTGATATCCGTCTACGTCACACGCAAACGGCCTCCTACGACTCGCCAACCAGCAGGAGGCTTCTCGGGGTCATTGTACACGTGAGTGACCTGATCCTCTCTTAACCCCCAGCACCACACGGGGTTTGCAATGAAGCAGGCATCGGAGCAGTTTGCCCTCCGTAAGCATGTGAACATTTGACGACTTTAGACCTCGTGACAAAAGATTGGTTTGTGTTGCTCTTTTGGGAATAGGATCCTATTGAACTTCTTGGCTACGCTCTCGGTCTTCTAGCCTTCGCCATCAGCTGGACCTCCAGGATTCCGTTCTTTCTGAAAGCCGTAAGTAAACCCCAACAAGCACCTTCGGTTTGAATCCGTTTTGTTGAAGGTTTAAAACGAATGTCTTGTCAATGGCCGTCCTGCAGAACAGAGGAGAGATGAGCAGTCAAATGCAAGTTACCTCAAGAGGTTTTAGCGCTTCGGCTGGAGCTCTTTACGCTGCAGCGATTCTGCTCTACGATCTGCGGCTGGAGCCTGTGGTCAAAGCGCTGCCGTGGATTCTCTCAGGAGCTTGCTGGGCCATTCTGGATGTCTCCGTATCCTTTTCTCATAGTACTGTGGAAGGCCATtggggccagcaaagccttcttcGCTGGTCTAAATTCAGAAGCACTGACTtaacttttaatatatttttttctatgaatatgtataaatgtattttatagaaTGTCCGTCCAATCATAATTCATTCTCCACGTCACATATTGCCAGCTGAGGGTTTTATCAGGATTGAATGCATGTCGCTTTAATTTGtcgctttaaccaatcagattgcgattTAGGTGCTCCGAGGCAATCTAGAGAGCGTCCAATCACTTCAGCATTTTCACATCTTTTGATTTGACGGTCAGAGAGCGCGCCAGTCAGACTCGCAACTCGCATCGGTGTCGCGccgcacaagctcaaatatatttctgtggatttaattgctgtttttttttcgtcCCACAATGGCTAGAAGTCAATTTGGTCGCACTTGCAAGGACATTCACTAGACGGACTTTTCAAGATAAAGCCGGACTGTTTAACTTTCTCATGaagcatttatacttttgcgttcACTTTCTTgcagaatttgcacaaaaacacgcAATTATAAATTCccaggaaaaaaagagacacgTGGAAAACACACATTTGATGAGGTTGATATCGAT is part of the Silurus meridionalis isolate SWU-2019-XX chromosome 9, ASM1480568v1, whole genome shotgun sequence genome and harbors:
- the tmem44 gene encoding transmembrane protein 44 isoform X1, which encodes MRAHDYRESSSTRVCVCECCCFFWCVGEMMLKTDFPTAFSRWWKEVTSSFSFNVGIATALCFTSALFLLMSYFLLTWSRSKTTRDAAVCVLYSLIGDLCHLAGAFLSNQTLLQCGMGSLMTSLDLLRFISITLPLCCWYYSTTGRRARRISRRRRQNFLVLWLLFGVGGCVYSDIRLRHTQTASYDSPTSRRLLGVIVHDPIELLGYALGLLAFAISWTSRIPFFLKANRGEMSSQMQVTSRGFSASAGALYAAAILLYDLRLEPVVKALPWILSGACWAILDVSILLLTCYRMCSKRQSVERLDSDTQSLLGRVTYGPSQSPKDRHISCKSRSSKMPDMGPNRNSNVQPIRKVCLKEVTITRENSADNQPLIGSVKVVRVDECYSSGSATDSSSIRSELEWDFEETPSQWSSPNRDGQKMDAFPLQEWTVDRSSKSNPDLDERIVPESHDLNAPGLSEIVK
- the tmem44 gene encoding transmembrane protein 44 isoform X2, coding for MSYFLLTWSRSKTTRDAAVCVLYSLIGDLCHLAGAFLSNQTLLQCGMGSLMTSLDLLRFISITLPLCCWYYSTTGRRARRISRRRRQNFLVLWLLFGVGGCVYSDIRLRHTQTASYDSPTSRRLLGVIVHDPIELLGYALGLLAFAISWTSRIPFFLKANRGEMSSQMQVTSRGFSASAGALYAAAILLYDLRLEPVVKALPWILSGACWAILDVSILLLTCYRMCSKRQSVERLDSDTQSLLGRVTYGPSQSPKDRHISCKSRSSKMPDMGPNRNSNVQPIRKVCLKEVTITRENSADNQPLIGSVKVVRVDECYSSGSATDSSSIRSELEWDFEETPSQWSSPNRDGQKMDAFPLQEWTVDRSSKSNPDLDERIVPESHDLNAPGLSEIVK